The genomic DNA CCGCCGCTGCCAATTGTCATGGCCAGCCCAAATTGCGCATCGCGGCGAATTCCGACGATCATTTCGACAACCGGTCGCGCAACCATCTGTTCGACCAAAAAGTCATCCGTCACGGCATCAGCGTCATAGGCTTGCACTGCGTCTATCATGGCACAAACAGCCGCTTGCACTGCCGCTGCATCGCCCAACCCAAGTTTCACGGCCCCGGCCTCGGTCTTATGCGCCAATTTTGGACCCATCATCTTCAGCACAACCGGATACCCCAGTTTTTCAGCAGCTCCGGGGGCGCCCGCGCCGTTGACCAGCACCCCTTGGGGCACCGACAGACCAGCCGCGCGCAACAGGTCCTTACCTTCCGCCTCGCTGATCATCTCAATCTCGTCCGGCATCGGTGCAGATAACAGTGGCGCAGGGTCTGCCGCGACAATGCGTGCATGAGCTTGCGCCCAGTCCCGTCCGTGGCTGATCGCGTTCAAGGCCTCGTGGATGCCCTGCATCGGGGCGATCCCCGCAGCCATCAGGGCTGCACGGGTATCCGCGTCCATATTCTCGTGGATTGTCGAGCAGATGGCGGCTGGAACACCTGCCTGCTTTGCTGCCTCGCCAAAGGCTTCGGCATCGGCCAGATAGAAATGTTTGGTCTCGTCCAAACCCTGCGCCGGATAATCTTGAACCAGAATGGCCGCATCGACACCGGCGCGTGCAATCGCTTCGGTAAAGACTGGCAGTGTCCGCTCGGGCTGCCCCCAGATCGGCGTAGTGTAGTCGAGCGGGTTCGAGACGGTTGCGATGTCGGGCAACAGACCTTCCAAGATCTTTTTTGCGTCCGCATCAAACGCGGGATAGCTGAGATTGATGGTTTCCGAGTGATCGGCCAGCATCGCCGCCCCGCCGCCCGAGCACGTGAAGCCTGCTACGCGATTACCCTTGGGCGCCCCGGCAATGCAAAGATATTTCAAGGTCTCTATGAATTGCGACGGGCTGTCGACTGCGATCACGCCACAGCGTTCAAACAGGGCATCATAAAGCTCGTTCGCACCTGATAGCGATCCGGTATGGCTTTGCGTTAGCGCACTTCCAATAGCCGAACGCCCTGTTTTCATGGCGACAATCGGCGTATTATGTGACAACGCCTTTAACGCCATACGTTCAAACCGTGCTACATCTTGTAAACCCTCGATGTGCAGGCCAATTGCTCGGACGGCTGGGATTTCGCACAAAACATCGACAAAATCCTCCATCCCCAGCACCGTCTGATTTCCGGCCGAGATCATATGGGTTAATGGTAAGGAGCGTTGGCTCATCGTGATGTCGGAGGAGAACATGCCGGATTGGGTGATCACCGCCGCCCCATATCCGGGACATGATCCACCATGGGCGAAGGGCCAAAGCGCAGCCCCATCAAGATAGTTGATCATTCCATAGCAATTAGGACCGATCAACGCCATGTCACCCGCAGCCTCTAACAAGGCCTCTTCGCGTTTCACGCCACCGTCACCCGCCTCACGAAATCCGGCGGCATAGCAGACCACACCGCCTACCCCCATGGCTGCGGCTTTGGCAATAACGTCAATGGCCGCATTGGCAGGCACAGCAACAAAGATCGCATCCGGCGTTCCGGGCAGATCATCCAGCGACGCAAAACAAGGCAGCCCCGCCATTTCAGCGCGTTTGGGGTTCACGGGCCATATCTCGCCCGCATACCCGCGACGCTGTGCTTCGTTAATGGCTACCCCTGCATCCGTCCCGCCGATGAAAGCGATTTGACGCGGTCTCAATAGCCGGTTGAAATTCTTGCGCTGTGCTGGGGTCATGCGCCTAGAGGCCTCAGGATTGAACGGGTAATGATATGGCGCTGGATTTCGCTGGTGCCGTCCCAGATCCGCTCAATCCGGCTATCACGCCATAGACGCTGCACAGGCAACTCTTCCATCAGACCCATACCGCCGAAAATCTGCACAGTGTCGTCGGCAACCTTGTTCAGCATTTCGGAGCAATAGACTTTAACCATAGCCGCATCCTGGTCCAGCATCTCACCCGCATCGGCGCGGCGCACCGCGTCCATGACAAGAAGATCAGCCGTGCGCAGCCCGATGAGCATATCGGCCAGCCGGAAACCAGTCGCTTGGAATGTGCCAATCGGCTTGCCAAACTGTTTGCGGTTGGCGGCCCAGTCCGTGGCCAGTTCCATCATACGTTCGGCCTTGCCACAGCAGGTGGCCCCCACCCAGATGCGCCCCATGCCAAGCCATTTACCGGCCAGCTCAAACCCGCGTCCCTCTTCGCCCAAAACCTGTCCGGGCCCGAGGCGCACTTTGTCAAAAACCAGCTCATAGGTTTTATAACCACGGTTGCTGACGCATTTATTGCCTTCGCGGAACGTCACGCCGGGCATGTCGCGGTCCACCAAGAAGGCCGTGATGCGCTTGCGAGGGCCGCGTTTCGTCTCGTCCACACCTGTCACAGCAAACACAATTGCAAAATCGGCCATGGTTGGCGCCGAGATAAAGTGTTTGGAGCCGTTCATTATCCAGTCACTGCCATCAGGCTTGGCCGTGGTTTTCATGCCCATGGCGTCCGAACCCGCTTCGGGCTCCGTAAGGGCGAATAATTCGCGTTTTTCGCCCGTGATGCAGGGCAACAGATAGGTCTCGACCTGATCACCTTCGCAGGCCAAAAGCAGATCAGTCGGGCGCGCGATCCAAGAATGCAACGCATGGCTGGTGCGGCCGAATTCACGCTCGACAATCGCCATCTGCGTATGATTGAGCCCGCCACCGCCGAATCTTTCCGGCTGGTTCATCGCATAAAGGCCCAATTCTTTCGCCTTGGCCACAATATTCAAGCCGAGCTCTTCAGGGACTTCGCCCAAGGTATCAACCAGTGCTTCGTGCGGGATAACTTCGTTCTCAAAGAAGCTGCGGACAGTGTCGCGTAGCATCTCGTTTTCATGGGAAAGAGCGATATTCACGGGATTCTCCTGAAGGTTTTATAGTTCTGCCGCGCGCACCCGACGGCGCGCCAGCATAAGTGAAATGCCAAAGGCGGTGAGCGTGACTGCAATAAGGACCACCGCGGCGGCGGCCACTGTTGGGTCAGTGTTTTCACGGATACCGTTCCACATACGGCGCGGCAGGGTGTAGGTATTGAATTTTGAGATGAATAGCGTGACCACGATCTCGTCCCAGCTAAGGATAAAGGCAAAGAGCCCGCCCGCCAAAATCCCCGGTTTAATCGACGGCACGATCACCCGGCGCATCGTTGTCCAAGCGTTAGCGCCCATATTGCGCGACGCCTGTTCGAGGTTGGGGTCGAAGTTTGCCAAGGACGCGCTGACCGTGATCAACACCATTGGGGTCGCCAAAATGGTGTGCGCCAAGATCAAACCAAGATAGCTGTCCAGAAGGCCAAGTGGAATCCACAGCCGATAGAACGCCATCGCTGAGATGATTTGAGGGATAATCAGCGGCAATAACAACAGCGCCCGCACAGCATCGCTGTATTTTGATGTGATCCGCCACAACCCAATCGAACATAGGGTTCCCAAAAACGTTGCAAACAGCGCTGTGCTGGTCGCGATTACCGCACTTTGATAAAGGCTCGAGAGCCATTCCGAACTTGTGAACAGGTTCGCGAAATGCCGCAACGACAGGCTGTCTTCAGGGAAAGAGAGGAACCGTTTGGGCGTGAGCGAAACGGGGATTGCGACCAGCGCAGGCAGCACCAGAAACGCCAGGAACAGCCAGGCAAGAAAGTCGATTACGCGGGACATTAAAGAACGCTTCATGACGAAGCCCCCCCAAACGCCGTACTAAGCTTCATAAAGCGCGACATGATGTAGAGCAGTGCCATCACACCAAAGAGCATCAGCGCCGCCAGCATCGCAGCCGTGCCCCATTTCAGCGTCACCAAAAGCTGGACAGAGATATATTCAGCCACCATCAACACTTTTCCGCCGCCCAAAATGGCAGGGGTAACGTAAAAGCCGAGGCTGAGAATAAAGACCAACAGCGACGAGGCGACGAGGCCCGGCTTGGTCAGCGGCAGATAGACCTTGCGGAACGTCTGCCCCCCTGTGGCGCCCAGATTGCGCGACGCCTGAATAACACGGGTATCAAGGCCTTGCATATTCGCCAGAAGTGGAAGCACCGCGTAGGGCACCATATAATGCACCATGCCGATCAGGACGCCCAGTTCATTGCGTACAAAAGCAATGGGTTCACTGATGATATTCAGCGCCTCCAAAGAGTTATTCAGCAGCCCATTGGTCCCCAGCAGCATCAACCAAGAAAACGTCCGGACCAGCACCGATATCCAAAAGGAAATGAGCAGCAGCGCAAGCATGGCGTTTTGCTTTTTCTGGTTTGCATGAACCATCGCATAGGCAATGCAATAACCTATCAGCACGCTGAAACCCGTTGTCAGCAGGCAGACCCGTACCGTTGTCCAGATGATACGGGCCAATGAATCACTTGTGATCAGCTTTTCATAGTTTTCCAAACCCGGTGTCGGGTCCGTAAAGCTAAGCCAAAGGATATTAAGGATCGGCCCAAAGTACAGAGCCAGCAGCAGCAGCAGGAAGGGGGCAATAAGCAACCAACCCGGTGCGATGTATTTGCGAAGCATTTGGGGCAAGGGACACGACCTCATTGTTCAGTGAATTCGTCGATCTGAAAGCGGATGAAATACTCAGCCGACCTCAGTACAAAAGACCAGCGAGGCGGGAGAAACAGCCCCGCTGGTTCGGGATTAACTGATGGCTTCAAGATATGCGTTAACCGCATCGCCACCATGTTCGGCCCACCACTCCGGATCGTTAAAGATCACCTTGCCGATGTTCTGTTCCGATGTAATCGCATACGGCATGGCATCTGCCGGGATCTGGGAAAAGGCATCAGGATTGGATGGTGTCATGCCCAGACATGAAAGAATCGCCAACTGGCTTTCAACCGCCTGCGCCTGTGCGATGAATTTCATCGCGTCCGCACCCGCAGGGTTCCCCTTGGGTACGATATAGGCCCCGGGCATTGCGATCGCCTCGTTCATCACCAACTTGAAACGACCGTCTGTATCCTGCTCGATAGAGCGGGCGCGATTTTGCCAGACCATAGCCATCGACACTTCGCCATTAACGATCATCGAATGCGCTTCGGACGCGGAGCCCCAATAGATGGTATCGTCCCGAATTGATTTGATCTTGGTCAGCGCGCGGTCCAGATCCAGCGGGTAAAGCGCCTCTTTGGCCACGCCATCCGCAAGCAAAGCCCCCTCGATCGCACCATTGGCCCATTTATAAAGCGACCTTTTGCCCGGGAATTTGGCGGTGTCAAAGAAGTCCGCCCAGTTGGTCGGCGGCGTGTCACCATAGACTTCGGTGTCGTACATAAAGGCATAGCCATAGAAGACCACCGTAACCCCATGCTCCCATGCAAAGCCTTCCAGAACCTTGGATTTATCCACAACAGAATAGTCAATAGGTTCGAGATGCCCGGTTGCACCAAGAGCGATCGCGTCAAACGCATCCGCATCCGCCACATCCGACGTGATATTCCCGGAATCGACCATAGAGCGAAGCTTGCCCTGCAGCGGGCCAGAGGTATCAATACGCAGCGCGATACCGGTCTTATCGGTGAACGGCTTGCCAATGGCTTCGCCATGGCAGCGCTCGGCATCACCGCCCCAGTTCCACAATACGACCTGATCCGCCGCGGCATGGGCATCGCCCACCATCACGGCCGAGCTGGCTACACCAGCCATCCCGCACATCACCAGGAAAGATCGACGATCCAACTTGCCGGCCTTAAAAGCTTTGGCGCCATCAACGAGCGTTTCCCGCATCATCTTTTGGTCTGTCATCTTAAACTCCCTTATCAAAAAGCTGGGCATCCAGCCCGATTTGCGTGATGCGGTTCGATCCGCATTCATGAGTTATCAGTCTTGCAGTCTGACCATTGCATCCTGCGCCCAGGTCAAGTCGACCTGCTGCCCTTGGATGAAATCATGCCTGCTGCGCCACACGTCCACGTCGACCTCGAAATCATCTTCACCCTCCACGGCGATCATGAATTTCAACATCGGACCGAAATAGGTAATCGAGCGGATCGTACCCGTTAGGCGGGTGTCATCCCCCCCCTGCCCCTGCGGTGCCAGATCAATTTTTTCCGGGCGCAGCGCATAAACGCCGTTATTGTGGTGCAGGAAATTGCTCTTTCCAAGGAAACCGGCAGAGAACCTTGTGTTGGGCCGCTCGTAAAGCTCGGTTGGTGACCCAACCTGCTCGATCATGCCTTGCTGCATGATGACGATCCGGTCGGACATCGACAGCGCTTCTTCTTGGTCGTGCGTTACGAAGATAAAGGTCGTGCCAACCCGGCGATGAATCTCCTTGAGCTGTTCTTGAACCTCGATGCGCAATTTTTTATCCAGCGCACCCAATGGCTCGTCCAGCAGCAGCACAGGGGGCGAGAACGACAGCGCGCGGGCAAGGGCCACGCGCTGTTTTTGTCCGCCTGACAGCTGGTCAGGTTTGCGGTCGCCGAACGCGACCAATTGGACCAGTTCCAACATCTCCTCAACACGCGCAGCTATCTCGGCGCGGGGCCGTTTACGAATTTCAAGCGGATAGGCGATGTTCTGGCGCACAGTCATGTGCGGGAACAGCGCATAGCCTTGAAACACCATGCCAAAGTTGCGTTTTTCGGCCGGCACATTCGCGATCGAGTGACCACTTAGCGAAATATCGCCAGAGGTGACGTCCAGGAATCCTGCGATCATCATCAACAGCGTCGTTTTTCCAGACCCTGAAGGGCCTAGCAGTGTCAGAAACTCGCCTTTACGAATTTCAAGATCAACAGACTTTACTGCCTCGAATGCGCCGAAGCTTTTCGAAAGCTTCGTCAGCCTAAGATTACCGTTGGCATGCCCTGCCTCCATGGTTCAGCTATCCCCCCCGCGCAATTTCAACTTAGTGCGCGCTTCCTGCGCAGTAACCGCACGCCCCCCCATACGCTCAATGATCTCAACGACACGGGTGACAAGCTGGCCATTGGTGGCCAGAACGCCGCGATCCAGCATCAGGTTGTCCTCAAGCCCGACCCGAACGTTGCCTCCCATGGCGACCACAGCAGCAGCCATCGGCATCTGCATCCGGCTAATTCCGAAACCGGCCCAGCTTGCATCTTGCGGCAGGTGGTCTTTCATCACCTTAAGCGTATCAACGCTCTGATCCGCGCCCCATGGAATGCCAAGGCAGATCTGGAACATCGGTGGATCGGCGATCAGACCTTCCTTGACCATCTGGCGCGCAAAGCGAATATGGCCCAGCTCGAACACTTCCATCTCAGGCTTTACGCCCCATTCACGGACTTTCTGAGCCATATGGCGCAAGGTCGGCGGGGTGGAGATATAGATATTATCACCGTCGCCAAAGTTCAGCGTTCCACAATCGAGTGAACAGATTTCCGGCAGGCATTGTTTGATATGGATGAGCCGGTCATCGGCGCTAATCATATCGGTGCCGGGACCAGGCATCGCAGGGTTGTCCGCATCGGGAACCCAGTCCCCCCCCATACCTGCAGTGAGATTGATGACGACATCAGTGCCACTGTCGCGCACCCGGTCGACGACTTCTTTAAACAGCTTGGGATCACGCGATGCTTTACCCGTTTCAGGGTCCCGCACGTGAATGTGGGCAATCGCCGCACCGGCTTTCGCGGCCTCTATCGCGGCATCTGCAATTTCCTTTGGGGTGACAGGAACATGGGGACTGCGCCCTCTTGTATCCCCCGCGCCGGTGACTGC from Pseudorhodobacter turbinis includes the following:
- a CDS encoding ABC transporter permease gives rise to the protein MLRKYIAPGWLLIAPFLLLLLALYFGPILNILWLSFTDPTPGLENYEKLITSDSLARIIWTTVRVCLLTTGFSVLIGYCIAYAMVHANQKKQNAMLALLLISFWISVLVRTFSWLMLLGTNGLLNNSLEALNIISEPIAFVRNELGVLIGMVHYMVPYAVLPLLANMQGLDTRVIQASRNLGATGGQTFRKVYLPLTKPGLVASSLLVFILSLGFYVTPAILGGGKVLMVAEYISVQLLVTLKWGTAAMLAALMLFGVMALLYIMSRFMKLSTAFGGASS
- a CDS encoding acyl-CoA dehydrogenase family protein: MNIALSHENEMLRDTVRSFFENEVIPHEALVDTLGEVPEELGLNIVAKAKELGLYAMNQPERFGGGGLNHTQMAIVEREFGRTSHALHSWIARPTDLLLACEGDQVETYLLPCITGEKRELFALTEPEAGSDAMGMKTTAKPDGSDWIMNGSKHFISAPTMADFAIVFAVTGVDETKRGPRKRITAFLVDRDMPGVTFREGNKCVSNRGYKTYELVFDKVRLGPGQVLGEEGRGFELAGKWLGMGRIWVGATCCGKAERMMELATDWAANRKQFGKPIGTFQATGFRLADMLIGLRTADLLVMDAVRRADAGEMLDQDAAMVKVYCSEMLNKVADDTVQIFGGMGLMEELPVQRLWRDSRIERIWDGTSEIQRHIITRSILRPLGA
- a CDS encoding 3-keto-5-aminohexanoate cleavage protein, whose protein sequence is MNYEVIITCAVTGAGDTRGRSPHVPVTPKEIADAAIEAAKAGAAIAHIHVRDPETGKASRDPKLFKEVVDRVRDSGTDVVINLTAGMGGDWVPDADNPAMPGPGTDMISADDRLIHIKQCLPEICSLDCGTLNFGDGDNIYISTPPTLRHMAQKVREWGVKPEMEVFELGHIRFARQMVKEGLIADPPMFQICLGIPWGADQSVDTLKVMKDHLPQDASWAGFGISRMQMPMAAAVVAMGGNVRVGLEDNLMLDRGVLATNGQLVTRVVEIIERMGGRAVTAQEARTKLKLRGGDS
- a CDS encoding acetate--CoA ligase family protein, producing MTPAQRKNFNRLLRPRQIAFIGGTDAGVAINEAQRRGYAGEIWPVNPKRAEMAGLPCFASLDDLPGTPDAIFVAVPANAAIDVIAKAAAMGVGGVVCYAAGFREAGDGGVKREEALLEAAGDMALIGPNCYGMINYLDGAALWPFAHGGSCPGYGAAVITQSGMFSSDITMSQRSLPLTHMISAGNQTVLGMEDFVDVLCEIPAVRAIGLHIEGLQDVARFERMALKALSHNTPIVAMKTGRSAIGSALTQSHTGSLSGANELYDALFERCGVIAVDSPSQFIETLKYLCIAGAPKGNRVAGFTCSGGGAAMLADHSETINLSYPAFDADAKKILEGLLPDIATVSNPLDYTTPIWGQPERTLPVFTEAIARAGVDAAILVQDYPAQGLDETKHFYLADAEAFGEAAKQAGVPAAICSTIHENMDADTRAALMAAGIAPMQGIHEALNAISHGRDWAQAHARIVAADPAPLLSAPMPDEIEMISEAEGKDLLRAAGLSVPQGVLVNGAGAPGAAEKLGYPVVLKMMGPKLAHKTEAGAVKLGLGDAAAVQAAVCAMIDAVQAYDADAVTDDFLVEQMVARPVVEMIVGIRRDAQFGLAMTIGSGGILVELLADAETLLLPASADDIKRAISRLKLFKLLNGFRGNPVVDLDRLSQTLAALGNYAMDHARTVAEIEINPLFVYHDGVRAVDALIHRIKP
- a CDS encoding ABC transporter ATP-binding protein, whose amino-acid sequence is MEAGHANGNLRLTKLSKSFGAFEAVKSVDLEIRKGEFLTLLGPSGSGKTTLLMMIAGFLDVTSGDISLSGHSIANVPAEKRNFGMVFQGYALFPHMTVRQNIAYPLEIRKRPRAEIAARVEEMLELVQLVAFGDRKPDQLSGGQKQRVALARALSFSPPVLLLDEPLGALDKKLRIEVQEQLKEIHRRVGTTFIFVTHDQEEALSMSDRIVIMQQGMIEQVGSPTELYERPNTRFSAGFLGKSNFLHHNNGVYALRPEKIDLAPQGQGGDDTRLTGTIRSITYFGPMLKFMIAVEGEDDFEVDVDVWRSRHDFIQGQQVDLTWAQDAMVRLQD
- a CDS encoding ABC transporter permease codes for the protein MKRSLMSRVIDFLAWLFLAFLVLPALVAIPVSLTPKRFLSFPEDSLSLRHFANLFTSSEWLSSLYQSAVIATSTALFATFLGTLCSIGLWRITSKYSDAVRALLLLPLIIPQIISAMAFYRLWIPLGLLDSYLGLILAHTILATPMVLITVSASLANFDPNLEQASRNMGANAWTTMRRVIVPSIKPGILAGGLFAFILSWDEIVVTLFISKFNTYTLPRRMWNGIRENTDPTVAAAAVVLIAVTLTAFGISLMLARRRVRAAEL
- a CDS encoding extracellular solute-binding protein, with product MTDQKMMRETLVDGAKAFKAGKLDRRSFLVMCGMAGVASSAVMVGDAHAAADQVVLWNWGGDAERCHGEAIGKPFTDKTGIALRIDTSGPLQGKLRSMVDSGNITSDVADADAFDAIALGATGHLEPIDYSVVDKSKVLEGFAWEHGVTVVFYGYAFMYDTEVYGDTPPTNWADFFDTAKFPGKRSLYKWANGAIEGALLADGVAKEALYPLDLDRALTKIKSIRDDTIYWGSASEAHSMIVNGEVSMAMVWQNRARSIEQDTDGRFKLVMNEAIAMPGAYIVPKGNPAGADAMKFIAQAQAVESQLAILSCLGMTPSNPDAFSQIPADAMPYAITSEQNIGKVIFNDPEWWAEHGGDAVNAYLEAIS